From Calothrix sp. PCC 6303, a single genomic window includes:
- a CDS encoding type II toxin-antitoxin system RelE/ParE family toxin, with the protein MGDLLKPVEWIGSSLDDLKEFPEEVQQVMGYALYLAQCGEKHDSAKPLKGFKGAGVLEIVEDFDTNTYRAVYTVKIADVIYVLHVFQKKSKHGIRTYALTDVWLYAFNPILRSRFSRMKSRAT; encoded by the coding sequence ATGGGTGATTTATTGAAACCAGTGGAATGGATTGGAAGCTCACTTGATGACTTAAAAGAGTTTCCCGAAGAAGTACAGCAAGTAATGGGCTATGCTTTGTACTTAGCACAATGTGGTGAAAAACATGATTCAGCAAAACCACTCAAAGGTTTTAAGGGTGCTGGAGTGTTAGAAATTGTGGAAGATTTTGATACTAATACTTACAGAGCAGTATATACAGTAAAAATAGCAGATGTCATTTACGTTTTACACGTTTTTCAGAAAAAATCAAAACATGGTATCAGGACTTACGCATTGACAGATGTCTGGCTATATGCTTTCAACCCCATTTTGCGTTCAAGATTTTCTAGAATGAAATCACGAGCCACCTGA
- a CDS encoding helix-turn-helix domain-containing protein: MTEEINVQKSSGNVFADLGLANPDELLIKAELARKISKLIAQQNMNQGEAAQLLGIDQPKISALLKGKLSGFSTARLFRFLNTLGCDVEIVVKTKQSNSGAKTKVCID, from the coding sequence ATGACTGAAGAAATAAATGTTCAAAAAAGTAGTGGAAATGTATTTGCTGATTTGGGTTTAGCTAACCCAGATGAATTACTTATTAAAGCGGAATTAGCACGTAAAATTAGTAAATTAATCGCCCAACAAAATATGAACCAAGGAGAAGCCGCACAACTTTTGGGAATCGACCAACCTAAGATTTCTGCTCTCCTGAAAGGTAAATTATCGGGTTTCTCAACAGCAAGACTCTTTCGTTTTTTAAATACTTTAGGTTGCGATGTTGAAATTGTGGTGAAGACTAAACAATCTAATTCTGGTGCGAAAACAAAAGTTTGTATTGATTGA
- a CDS encoding transposase → MRATTKVSTAKCDLNTYTLFLLAESKYPGCTRLADIMEDLSHDSVNRFLLRERYEPRDLFDEVKPYINLVGGTLSGDDTVIDKPHSNVNLTELIGYVYSGRHHRTVKGIQLITLYYTDLSLKSVPINYRIYNKQEGKTKNDYLRDMITEVIDWGLQPQSITTDAWYSSNKNLKFFKNKELEFLTGIAKNRRCSVDGKNFTQVQNLEIPESGLVVYLKKFGQVKVFRRSFKNETSRYYIMFVPDKDGLFLISIAEFQELHSIHWGIECYHRAIKQVCGIDLFMVRTSEAIKTHFFSAIRAFTQLELMRTEELIENWYEVQRNLSLQVARDFILENLERKMGLKAYSQTSVNA, encoded by the coding sequence ATCAGAGCAACTACCAAGGTATCTACGGCAAAGTGTGATCTCAACACTTACACTCTGTTTTTACTGGCAGAATCAAAGTATCCAGGCTGTACGCGTTTGGCAGATATCATGGAAGATTTATCTCATGATAGTGTCAATAGATTTTTGCTACGTGAGCGATATGAGCCAAGGGATTTATTTGATGAAGTCAAACCATATATAAACTTAGTAGGTGGTACATTAAGTGGAGACGATACGGTAATTGACAAGCCTCATAGTAACGTGAATTTAACAGAACTAATTGGTTATGTCTATTCGGGAAGACATCACCGCACAGTTAAAGGAATTCAGTTAATTACCTTGTATTATACAGATTTATCGTTGAAGTCTGTACCAATCAATTATCGTATTTATAACAAACAAGAAGGTAAGACAAAAAATGATTATTTACGAGATATGATTACTGAGGTTATAGATTGGGGCTTGCAGCCTCAATCTATAACTACTGACGCTTGGTATTCCAGTAACAAGAACCTGAAGTTCTTTAAAAACAAGGAATTAGAGTTTTTGACTGGTATAGCAAAAAACCGTCGATGTTCAGTTGATGGTAAAAATTTTACCCAAGTCCAAAATTTAGAAATCCCCGAAAGTGGTTTAGTAGTGTATCTCAAAAAGTTTGGGCAAGTGAAAGTATTTCGGAGAAGTTTTAAAAACGAAACTTCCAGATATTACATTATGTTTGTACCTGACAAAGATGGACTATTCCTAATTTCTATAGCAGAATTTCAAGAATTACATTCAATTCATTGGGGAATTGAATGTTACCACAGAGCTATCAAGCAAGTGTGTGGAATTGACCTCTTTATGGTGAGGACATCTGAGGCAATTAAAACTCACTTTTTTAGTGCTATCCGAGCCTTTACACAACTAGAATTAATGCGAACCGAAGAGTTAATTGAAAACTGGTATGAAGTACAGAGAAATTTGTCTCTTCAGGTGGCTCGTGATTTCATTCTAGAAAATCTTGAACGCAAAATGGGGTTGAAAGCATATAGCCAGACATCTGTCAATGCGTAA